The region TGTGTCAATGTATGCCCTTGAAACTTTAGTATTAAAATCCGCAGCATTAAAATTTTCGTCTATATGTATAGTAAAAAATATTTGTTCCTCTTTCATAAGCTTTTTTAATAAATTACAATCTAAATACTCAGCCTGATACTGAGGAAGATTCATATTAAGTTCAATAAAACTCAGATTTAACTTTTTGCAGAGACTTACAGCATCATAAATATCCTTAAATTCTATTAATGTAGGCATACCAAAAATAATATCACTCATAAAATTTCTCCCTTATCTTTAACTATTTTCTCACTAATACAATTAAACCACATCAATGGCAACAGTGCCATATATTACTTGTACATATATTATATTTTTCATTCGATATATGAATATAAGCAAAAGATTTCTGTTCTAAAACTTGCTATTGAACTAGAAATCCTATACATGACTAAAGAGGAGGGTATCCACATTGAATACTCATAAGAAACTTTTCACACTATTAATTTTAACATTTGTAATCATTTTCAGTAGTAGTTCTGCTTTTGCACGTGTAACTAAAAAATCCGGTTCAGCACCAACTGCACCAACTTCATTAGCTGCATCTTCCATAACTTCAAGTAGTGTAACATTAAGTTGGCAGACAGTTTCTGGTGCATCTGGCTACAAAGTTTATAAAGCACTTTTAAATGATTCAAATTATTCCTTAGTAGCCACAATTTCAACTAACACTTACAGCAGCACCTCACTAACTGTCAGCACAAAATACTGGTACTTTGTAAGAGCATATAATTCTTACGGTACTTCAGCTGATTCTACTCACATAAGTGTAACAACAGCTGCCGCAGCTCCAACTCCAGTACCAACTACTAAAAAGTTAGTACTTGGTTTTACAACTTATTATTATTCAGGTGATAGTTCTTCTTATAATTCAATGGCTGCCAATACAAGTACTATTGATGAAATTGCGGCACATACTTACACTACAGATGGCTCTGGAAACATTTCTGGGCTAGTTCCAACTAATCAAATAACATATGCTAATAATAACGGAATCAAAGCCCTTGCTACGGTTGCAAATAATTTTGATGGAAACATAGCAAAAACTTTACTTGAAAGTTCTACAAATAGACAAGCTTTAATAACTAATATACTAAATTCCTTAAAGCTTAATGGCTATAAAGGCGTTAATATAGACCTTGAAGGAGTATATTACTACGATAGAAGTTATTTGACAACTTTTATGAATGAACTTTACGCTGCCTTAAATCCTCAAGGTTTTTATGTTACCATTTCTGTACCTGCAAAAACAAGTGACAGCCCTACATCAGCATGGAATGGAGCTTTTGATTATGCCGCACTTTCTAAAACAGTTGATCAAGTTATATTAATGACTTATGATGAACATTACGGCGGTGGCTCACCTGGACCTATAGCTTCAATTGGTTGGGTAGAAAATGTAGTTAAATATGCTGTAACTGTTATGCCAAGAGAAAAAATCATGCTAGGAACAGCAGCTTATGGTTATGACTGGTCTTCTAATCCTACTAAAGCATACGGTATTTCCGGAATTTATAACTTAGCCTCAACTTATGGAGCTACTATAAACTGGGATTCAGTATCACAATCACCATATTTCTATTATGTAGATTCTTCTGCTATAAATCATACTGTATGG is a window of Clostridium pasteurianum DNA encoding:
- a CDS encoding glycosyl hydrolase family 18 protein, which encodes MNTHKKLFTLLILTFVIIFSSSSAFARVTKKSGSAPTAPTSLAASSITSSSVTLSWQTVSGASGYKVYKALLNDSNYSLVATISTNTYSSTSLTVSTKYWYFVRAYNSYGTSADSTHISVTTAAAAPTPVPTTKKLVLGFTTYYYSGDSSSYNSMAANTSTIDEIAAHTYTTDGSGNISGLVPTNQITYANNNGIKALATVANNFDGNIAKTLLESSTNRQALITNILNSLKLNGYKGVNIDLEGVYYYDRSYLTTFMNELYAALNPQGFYVTISVPAKTSDSPTSAWNGAFDYAALSKTVDQVILMTYDEHYGGGSPGPIASIGWVENVVKYAVTVMPREKIMLGTAAYGYDWSSNPTKAYGISGIYNLASTYGATINWDSVSQSPYFYYVDSSAINHTVWFENAQSLNYKLNLINSYNLSGVAIWRLGLENSDYWTSIRTKFNR